A genomic window from Brassica oleracea var. oleracea cultivar TO1000 unplaced genomic scaffold, BOL UnpScaffold01025, whole genome shotgun sequence includes:
- the LOC106320697 gene encoding protein indeterminate-domain 4, chloroplastic-like yields the protein MRSHDQTDMMHDKTCGTKEYRCDCGTIFSRRDSYITHRAFCDALIQETARNPTVSFTSMASASSGAVSGGFYRRLDGGNALAHHNLNDHHNSGFSPIPGYNLNISSSENSRDYVQQTSDPNFLIQCSSSQRMLTVPNNNDQSFMNEQGMIQFDPVNNTNLKSNTNNSFFNLGFFQENTKNSETSLPSLYSTDVHTRSFNVSATALLRKATQMGSVTSNDPSAFFRGLASSSNSSSVVGNDFGGGQIMGNNNNGSLQGLMSSLVAVNGGGAAGSGGNIFDVHFGNIENMSGSDKLTLDFLGVGGLVRNVNRGGGHGDVPEQNHTFGRP from the exons ATGAGGTCACACGACCAAACGGATATGATGCATGATAAGACTTGTGGTACTAAAGAGTATCGATGTGACTGTGGTACCATCTTCTCTAG ACGCGATAGTTATATTACACACAGGGCTTTCTGTGATGCATTGATACAAGAGACTGCTAGAAACCCTACCGTGAGCTTCACGTCTATGGCAAGTGCTAGTAGCGGGGCTGTCTCCGGTGGATTTTACAGGAGACTCGACGGTGGCAACGCTCTCGCCCACCACAATTTGAACGACCATCATAACTCCGGATTTTCACCTATTCCAGGTTACAATctaaacatttcatcttctgaAAATAGCAGAGACTATGTGCAGCAAACGTCAGACCCTAACTTCTTAATCCAATGCTCATCGAGCCAACGGATGCTGACTGTACCGAACAACAACGATCAGAGTTTCATGAACGAACAAGGTATGATCCAGTTTGATCCAGTCAACAACACTAACCTAAAGAGTAACACCAACAACAGCTTCTTCAACCTCGGATTCTTTCAAGAAAACACCAAGAACTCAGAGACGAGTCTTCCTTCTCTATACAGCACCGACGTTCATACACGTTCTTTTAATGTGTCAGCCACGGCGCTGCTTCGGAAAGCTACTCAAATGGGCTCAGTTACAAGCAACGACCCTTCTGCGTTCTTCAGAGGCTTAGCTTCTTCGTCTAATTCGTCAAGTGTGGTTGGTAATGACTTTGGGGGAGGGCAGATTATGGGGAACAATAATAACGGTAGCCTTCAAGGTCTAATGAGCTCACTAGTGGCCGTAAATGGCGGTGGTGCTGCCGGATCCGGTGGCAATATCTTCGACGTTCATTTTGGAAACATTGAAAATATGAGCGGCTCGGACAAGTTAACGTTGGATTTTCTTGGAGTTGGAGGATTGGTGAGAAATGTAAATCGTGGTGGTGGTCATGGCGACGTTCCGGAGCAAAACCATACATTTGGAAGACCTTGA